The stretch of DNA GTGAAGAGATTGACAGCAAGTTACCTATAAATTCTATTGCTAATGATTTCAGTGATGTATTTGTGGATTCTAAAAAGGCTTTGAAGGCTGTTCTCGATCGAGAACCAAGCTACCAGATAAAGAAAGTATATGAGTGGGAACAGCAGATAGATCCTGTTTACATTACGAAGACTACTCTCTGGCATTTAGCAAAACAGTAATGATTAGAAAAGTTGATTTTTTAAAATTGTCTGTTTAGCAAATTACAGCGCGATCGCTTACTCTACCGAAATTGCCGCTAACCTAGCATCGTTGTCTCGTGCAATTGCCTTGCCCTGGGTGGGAATCTGCCTGAGCTACCCTAGAATTGTAGGCTTCGGCTTCTTACCCAAAGGAGCGGAAATTTTTCTAACCTTTACCTTGTCTTGCTCTAAAAGTATTTTGATTTGCCAAAACCGCAGCTGCCGCAAGCAGGGTGCAGCTAAAGTTTTGGCAGCTTTCCAGGCGTCTGAAGTTCCCGACGTCACTGTAACAGGGAGCCAATGTTTAGGACAATGTGGCAATGGCCCGATGGTATTGGTGATGCCAGAAGAAGTGTGGT from Coleofasciculus sp. FACHB-T130 encodes:
- a CDS encoding (2Fe-2S) ferredoxin domain-containing protein, which gives rise to MSCSKSILICQNRSCRKQGAAKVLAAFQASEVPDVTVTGSQCLGQCGNGPMVLVMPEEVWYNHVHPDEVPTVIERHLRGGQPVAAMLYGKFHQRS